A single window of Aspergillus oryzae RIB40 DNA, chromosome 8 DNA harbors:
- a CDS encoding putative glucan 1,4-alpha-glucosidase (predicted protein), with the protein MVSFSSCLRALALGSSVLAVQPVLRQATGLDTWLSTEANFSRQAILNNIGADGQSAQGASPGVVIASPSKSDPDYFYTWTRDSGLVMKTLVDLFRGGDADLLPIIEEFISSQARIQGISNPSGALSSGGLGEPKFNVDETAFTGAWGRPQRDGPALRATAMISFGEWLVENGHTSIATDLVWPVVRNDLSYVAQYWSQSGFDLWEEVQGTSFFTVAVSHRALVEGSSFAKTVGSSCPYCDSQAPQVRCYLQSFWTGSYIQANFGGGRSGKDINTVLGSIHTFDPQATCDDATFQPCSARALANHKVVTDSFRSIYAINSGRAENQAVAVGRYPEDSYYNGNPWFLTTLAAAEQLYDALYQWDKIGSLAITDVSLPFFKALYSSAATGTYASSTTVYKDIVSAVKAYADGYVQIVQTYAASTGSMAEQYTKTDGSQTSARDLTWSYAALLTANNRRNAVVPAPWGETAATSIPSACSTTSASGTYSSVVITSWPTISGYPGAPDSPCQVPTTVSVTFAVKATTVYGESIKIVGSISQLGSWNPSSATALNADSYTTDNPLWTGTINLPAGQSFEYKFIRVQNGAVTWESDPNRKYTVPSTCGVKSAVQSDVWR; encoded by the exons AtggtgtctttctcctcttgtcTCCGGGCCTTAGCCCTCGGATCCTCAGTTCTCGCGGTCCAACCTGTCCTTAGACAGGCGACTGGTCTAGATACCTGGCTGAGCACAGAAGCAAATTTTTCCCGCCAGGCAATCTTGAATAATATCGGCGCAGATGGCCAGTCGGCGCAGGGCGCAAGTCCAGGGGTGGTGATTGCCAGCCCTAGCAAAAGTGACCCAGATT ATTTCTATACCTGGACCCGTGACTCGGGTCTCGTCATGAAAACCCTGGTCGATCTGTTCAGAGGCGGAGATGCCGATCTTCTCCCTATCATCGAGGAGTTCATTAGCTCCCAGGCTCGGATCCAAGGCATCTCAAACCCTTCTGGTGCTCTTTCCAGTGGGGGTCTGGGCGAGCCTAAGTTCAATGTCGACGAGACAGCATTTACCGGCGCATGGGGTCGGCCGCAGCGTGACGGACCAGCTTTGCGCGCGACCGCTATGATCTCGTTTGGAGAATGGCTAGTT GAAAATGGTCATACAAGCATAGCGACGGACCTGGTATGGCCTGTTGTTAGGAATGATCTATCCTATGTGGCTCAGTATTGGAGCCAATCCGGGTTCG ATCTCTGGGAGGAAGTCCAAGGCACATCATTCTTTACTGTTGCAGTTTCTCATCGCGCTTTGGTAGAAGGTAGCAGCTTCGCAAAGACTGTCGGTTCCTCGTGCCCCTATTGTGACTCGCAAGCGCCCCAAGTCCGATGTTATTTACAATCCTTCTGGACCGGGAGTTACATCCAGGCCAATTTCGGTGGCGGGCGATCGGGCAAAGACATCAACACTGTCCTGGGTAGTATCCACACGTTCGATCCTCAAGCGACGTGTGATGATGCTACCTTCCAGCCCTGTTCGGCGCGAGCCTTGGCCAACCATAAGGTAGTAACGGACTCGTTCCGATCAATCTATGCCATCAACTCCGGTCGTGCTGAGAATCaagctgttgctgttggccGCTACCCCGAAGACAGCTATTACAACGGGAATCCTTGGTTCCTGACCACCCTGGCCGCCGCAGAGCAGTTGTATGACGCGTTGTACCAGTGGGATAAAATTGGATCATTGGCCATCACGGACGTTTCTTTGCCATTCTTCAAAGCTCTTTACAGTTCTGCCGCGACAGGGACCTACGCATCGTCCACGACGGTGTATAAGGATATTGTCTCAGCCGTCAAGGCCTATGCAGACGGATACGTGCAGATCGTC CAAACCTACGCTGCATCCACCGGCTCCATGGCCGAGCAATATACCAAGACGGACGGGAGTCAGACCTCCGCCCGGGATCTTACCTGGTCGTACGCTGCACTTCTCACGGCCAACAACCGACGAAACGCGGTCGTTCCTGCACCATGGGGCGAGACCGCTGCCACCAGCATTCCGTCAGCTTGCTCTACGACTTCCGCCTCGGGCACCTACAGCAGCGTGGTTATCACATCCTGGCCGACCATTAGCGGATACCCAGGCGCGCCAGACAGCCCCTGCCAGGTGCCGACGACTGTGTCGGTGACCTTCGCGGTGAAAGCTACTACGGTCTACGGTGAGTCTATCAAGATCGTCGGGTCGATCTCTCAGCTCGGGAGCTGGAATCCTAGCAGCGCGACCGCATTGAACGCGGACAGCTACACTACTGACAACCCCTTGTGGACGGGAACAATAAACTTGCCTGCTGGACAGTCGTTCGAGTATAAGTTTATTCGCGTTCAGAACGGGGCGGTTACGTGGGAGAGTGACCCCAACCGGAAATATACCGTTCCTTCGACTTGCGGGGTGAAAAGTGCTGTGCAGAGCGATGTTTGGCGGTGA
- a CDS encoding bZIP transcription factor (predicted protein), with amino-acid sequence MASITVVQPQFLWDLAPTFPQLSSCFKHPTNERQQLSWENIDPYEAWPKYGDATPYAMCNTGQSNLARSQPVLNAMSLTEATLPIQKTTQPINGELKGSAQNTAVSKPDAKEASNTFTKHGRINKDWKARRDKILQRNRQAAKRCRQRKKLVVEEIESLADAHAWRNNELRMQIEQLRYEILDLHSEILKHAQCDDEPIKRYLARRVRKISGEPIVDSASSQPIDPRLSLPSFASGPEQHSATKTTVYPDDDASQYDSQGFGGEILPCHHSASTSASSDGQTVDHTLFEMISY; translated from the coding sequence ATGGCTTCAATCACCGTGGTACAGCCACAGTTTCTATGGGACCTAGCTCCTACTTTCCCTCAGCTATCATCATGCTTCAAACACCCCACAAATGAGCGGCAACAGCTGAGCTGGGAAAACATCGATCCGTATGAGGCATGGCCCAAATATGGCGACGCGACCCCCTATGCCATGTGCAATACCGGCCAGTCAAACCTTGCACGCTCACAGCCTGTCCTGAATGCCATGTCTCTAACGGAAGCTACTTTACCTATCCAGAAAACCACCCAGCCGATCAATGGCGAGCTCAAGGGAAGTGCACAAAACACGGCCGTCTCAAAGCCAGATGCAAAGGAGGCTTCAAACACATTCACGAAGCACGGCAGGATAAACAAAGATTGGAAGGCAAGACGAGACAAGATCCTGCAGCGTAACCGCCAAGCTGCCAAACGGTGCCGTCAGCGAAAAAAGCTCGTAGTAGAAGAGATCGAGTCCCTTGCCGATGCGCATGCCTGGCGGAACAACGAGCTTCGGATGCAAATTGAACAACTGCGTTATGAGATTCTGGACCTCCACAGTGAGATACTGAAGCACGCACAGTGCGATGATGAGCCAATCAAGCGATATCTTGCGCGGAGGGTTAGAAAAATTTCGGGGGAACCTATTGTCGACTCCGCTAGTTCTCAGCCGATAGACCCGCGGCTGTCTTTACCTTCCTTCGCATCAGGACCTGAGCAACACTCGGCAACTAAAACTACTGTATacccagatgatgatgcctCACAGTATGACTCGCAGGGCTTCGGTGGTGAAATTCTGCCCTGTCACCATTCAGCCTCaacttcagcttcttcggatGGGCAGACTGTGGACCACACTTTGTTCGAGATGATTAGCTACTAG